From Oscillatoria sp. FACHB-1407, a single genomic window includes:
- a CDS encoding AraC family transcriptional regulator — protein sequence MPTKDQLPQVDMTHHTHPALADHPTLSSEQSGWNGIFFHHYDHPAHQSPTHRWMQHIIGITGQGGHPVESEHQIEGQILNCYCQPGEMLFIPAGINYSSLWHEAGEFSLLGISPQFFEQVAHESIRVKQIELIPHIGIADSLVQQIGLALKADIEAKHPAGRMFGESLATGLVIHLLKQYSVWQPRLSDDTGRLSEHQLQKVFKYVQDHLEQDIALSDMASVLNLSQYHFCRLFKQSTGLAPHQYLSQCRIDRAKHLLQFTQLTITEITLAVGLNNHSSFTRLFRRYVGTTPKEFRASL from the coding sequence ATGCCTACTAAGGATCAATTGCCGCAGGTTGATATGACTCACCATACTCATCCGGCGCTTGCTGATCATCCGACGTTGTCCAGTGAGCAGTCAGGGTGGAATGGCATCTTTTTCCATCACTACGATCATCCGGCTCACCAAAGTCCAACCCATCGATGGATGCAACATATTATTGGCATTACAGGACAGGGTGGGCATCCGGTTGAGTCGGAACATCAGATAGAGGGGCAGATTCTAAACTGCTACTGTCAACCGGGTGAAATGCTGTTTATCCCGGCTGGGATCAACTATTCGTCGCTCTGGCATGAGGCAGGCGAATTTTCTCTATTGGGAATTTCTCCTCAATTTTTTGAACAGGTTGCGCATGAATCGATTCGAGTAAAGCAGATTGAGTTGATTCCACACATCGGAATTGCAGACTCGCTGGTACAGCAGATTGGATTGGCTTTGAAAGCAGATATTGAAGCAAAACATCCGGCAGGTCGAATGTTTGGGGAATCGCTGGCGACAGGTTTAGTGATTCATTTGTTGAAGCAGTACTCCGTCTGGCAACCTCGATTGTCTGATGATACAGGTCGTTTATCAGAACATCAGCTACAAAAAGTGTTCAAGTACGTTCAAGACCATCTTGAACAGGATATTGCTTTATCTGATATGGCAAGTGTTCTAAATTTAAGCCAATATCACTTCTGTCGGTTGTTCAAACAATCAACCGGGTTAGCTCCTCACCAATACTTAAGCCAGTGTCGAATTGATCGCGCCAAGCATTTATTGCAATTCACTCAACTCACCATTACTGAAATCACACTTGCAGTTGGGTTGAACAATCACAGTTCTTTCACTCGGCTGTTTCGTCGCTATGTTGGGACAACTCCGAAAGAATTCAGAGCGTCATTGTAG
- a CDS encoding antibiotic biosynthesis monooxygenase family protein produces the protein MPIVSQTNGLLAEFAVFSVKPEEQETLVKQVIQTIESTLRQHPGFVSGSVIRSRDGLRVTSYVQWADQASYVATQPIANLEPPDVHLFEIFDAEPKGSELQLTTGMDGLINFGIFKMKQPEKQPRFIELFKQALNMVSGQPGLISTHAHRSLDGWRCINFGHWRSLEDYTAMDNNRPFSPLFGEILDLANNEYQKTLHEVVFTT, from the coding sequence ATGCCGATTGTCAGTCAAACCAATGGGTTACTAGCAGAGTTCGCAGTTTTTTCGGTGAAGCCCGAAGAGCAGGAAACGCTTGTAAAACAAGTCATTCAAACAATAGAGTCTACTTTAAGGCAGCATCCAGGATTTGTCTCTGGTAGCGTGATTCGCAGTCGGGATGGGTTACGTGTCACGAGTTATGTTCAATGGGCAGACCAAGCCTCTTATGTAGCAACACAACCGATCGCAAATTTGGAACCTCCAGATGTGCATCTGTTTGAAATCTTTGATGCGGAGCCAAAAGGCAGTGAGTTGCAGCTTACAACCGGAATGGATGGACTGATTAATTTCGGCATCTTCAAGATGAAGCAACCTGAGAAGCAACCTCGGTTTATTGAGCTATTTAAGCAGGCATTAAACATGGTTTCGGGCCAACCCGGGCTGATTTCAACCCATGCTCACCGCAGCTTAGACGGATGGCGTTGCATTAACTTTGGACATTGGCGATCGTTGGAGGACTATACGGCAATGGACAACAATCGCCCCTTCTCACCATTGTTTGGTGAAATACTCGATCTAGCCAATAACGAATACCAAAAGACCTTGCATGAGGTTGTCTTTACAACTTGA
- a CDS encoding antibiotic biosynthesis monooxygenase family protein, translated as MVQIDRSNTAIVGLDLYTVAERHQSGLVDAIKEQITFWKSNFYFVSASVHQSLDGVRVFTYSQWQPKFDHRSLQRPAIFSEFFPPDSLQLEVSASQSVSAEVEIAVGDLITHLAEFRMMPVNQPEMVKRTTTELDRAMSNSPGLVSASFHRSLDGTRMFNYGQWESKEAFEAILKQPGFDPNKPYWEGLARNEFHLYHVTYVETAG; from the coding sequence ATGGTTCAGATTGATCGGTCAAATACTGCGATCGTCGGATTAGATTTGTACACTGTTGCAGAGCGGCATCAATCAGGATTAGTGGATGCGATCAAAGAGCAAATCACCTTCTGGAAGTCCAATTTCTACTTTGTGTCAGCAAGTGTGCATCAAAGTTTAGATGGCGTACGTGTCTTCACATACAGCCAGTGGCAACCTAAGTTTGACCATCGCAGTTTGCAGCGTCCGGCGATATTCAGTGAATTTTTTCCGCCTGACTCGTTGCAGTTAGAAGTGTCAGCAAGCCAATCGGTATCCGCAGAAGTTGAGATCGCTGTGGGCGATCTCATTACTCATCTTGCCGAATTTCGTATGATGCCTGTAAATCAACCAGAAATGGTAAAGCGAACAACAACAGAACTGGACCGAGCAATGAGCAACTCGCCTGGACTTGTTTCGGCAAGCTTTCATCGCAGTTTGGACGGGACGCGGATGTTCAATTACGGGCAATGGGAAAGTAAAGAAGCATTTGAGGCGATCTTAAAGCAACCAGGGTTTGATCCAAATAAGCCCTATTGGGAAGGGTTAGCGCGAAACGAATTCCATTTGTACCATGTTACTTATGTAGAAACAGCAGGATAA